Proteins encoded within one genomic window of Glycine soja cultivar W05 chromosome 1, ASM419377v2, whole genome shotgun sequence:
- the LOC114406000 gene encoding B3 domain-containing protein Os01g0234100-like isoform X3, which yields MGIVIDAPPCNTQAYQRAKEVQANLSPQFPTFLKSMLPSHVAGGFWLGLPKKFCNLYMPKLDTTIALEDETGQLYETKYLAQKAGLSAGWRGFSIAHNLLEMDVLIFHLVQPSKFRVYIIRSQESDELDGALVLLKSDGCRKQSDDANDHKNSGMIFCANVSHPDQVENTSEDFDSGIRFSESVVSFKQVTGVENFRIVVNGLVIDSELSKYIRNKYYELCCSQRSFLHDHLLEGLNTKLAAGIISETINIADAIKASNLTTSPDSLVIWDKTLKAFETMGMNVSFLLIRLDQLMKLALKLKRYKEVTLERDHAAEELKALEAKLLEVKQTINRLDQENDIQHMHPERLETMFQELADAPW from the exons ATGGGCATTGTCATTGATGCTCCTCCATGTAATACTCAAGCTTACCAACGTGCAAAAGAGGTTCAAGCTAACCTATCTCCTCAATTCCCAACCTTTCTTAAGTCCATGCTTCCATCTCACGTAGCCGGAGGATTTTGGCTT GGTCTTCCCAAAAAATTCTGTAACTTGTATATGCCCAAGCTTGATACTACCATCGCTTTGGAAGATGAAACTGGCCAACTTTATGAAACCAAATATCTTGCTCAAAAGGCCGGTTTAAGTGCAGGATGGAGGGGCTTTTCCATAGCTCATAACTTACTTGAGATGGATGTTCTAATATTCCACCTGGTCCAACCTTCCAAGTTTAGG GTGTACATTATAAGATCTCAGGAATCTGATGAACTGGATGGTGCTCTTGTCCTTCTTAAGTCAGATGGGTGCAGAAAACAAAGTGATG ATGCTAATGATCATAAGAATAGCGGGATGATTTTTTGTGCTAATGTGTCTCATCCAGACCAGGTTGAAAATACTAGTGAAGATTTTGACTCTGGAATTAGATTTTCAGAATCAGTTGTCAGTTTCAAGCAAGTGACTGGTGTGGAGAATTTCAGGATTGTGGTGAATGGTTTGGTTATTGATTCGGAGCTCTCCAAATACATTCGGAACAAGTATTATGAGCTGTGTTGCAGCCAGAGGTCGTTTCTTCATGACCATCTTCTTGAGGGTCTTAACACTAAACTGGCGGCTGGAATAATTTCTGAGACCATTAATATTGCCGATGCCATTAAAGCCAGCAATCTTACAACCTCTCCAGATAGTCTTGTCATATGGGACAAAACTTTGAAAGCCTTTGAGACAATGGGTATGAATGTCAGCTTCTTGCTTATTCGGCTAGACCAGCTCATGAAACTAGCTTTGAAATTGAAGAGGTACAAGGAGGTAACACTCGAAAGAGACCACGCTGCAGAGGAGTTGAAAGCTCTAGAAGCAAAACTATTGGAAGTAAAACAAACTATAAATAGACTTGATCAAGAGAATGATATACAACATATGCACCCTGAGAGGCTGGAGACTATGTTCCAAGAACTGGCTGATGCTCCTTGGTGA
- the LOC114406000 gene encoding B3 domain-containing protein Os01g0234100-like isoform X2, producing the protein MAEKERWPVCSFMGDGEAVAVPHSKLKKKGRPPIPKKENVFKELNGVDDDPRNPQKRRKGEGTGMGIVIDAPPCNTQAYQRAKEVQANLSPQFPTFLKSMLPSHVAGGFWLGLPKKFCNLYMPKLDTTIALEDETGQLYETKYLAQKAGLSAGWRGFSIAHNLLEMDVLIFHLVQPSKFRVYIIRSQESDELDGALVLLKSDGCRKQSDDQVENTSEDFDSGIRFSESVVSFKQVTGVENFRIVVNGLVIDSELSKYIRNKYYELCCSQRSFLHDHLLEGLNTKLAAGIISETINIADAIKASNLTTSPDSLVIWDKTLKAFETMGMNVSFLLIRLDQLMKLALKLKRYKEVTLERDHAAEELKALEAKLLEVKQTINRLDQENDIQHMHPERLETMFQELADAPW; encoded by the exons ATggcagagaaagagagatgGCCTGTGTGCTCATTCATGGGTGACGGTGAAGCAGTAGCAGTACCGCACTCAAAACTGAAGAAGAAAGGTAGGCCACCAATACCAAAGAAGGAAAATGTGTTTAAAGAATTGAACGGAGTTGATGATGATCCTCGTAATCCTCAAAAAAG acgAAAGGGAGAGGGAACAGGCATGGGCATTGTCATTGATGCTCCTCCATGTAATACTCAAGCTTACCAACGTGCAAAAGAGGTTCAAGCTAACCTATCTCCTCAATTCCCAACCTTTCTTAAGTCCATGCTTCCATCTCACGTAGCCGGAGGATTTTGGCTT GGTCTTCCCAAAAAATTCTGTAACTTGTATATGCCCAAGCTTGATACTACCATCGCTTTGGAAGATGAAACTGGCCAACTTTATGAAACCAAATATCTTGCTCAAAAGGCCGGTTTAAGTGCAGGATGGAGGGGCTTTTCCATAGCTCATAACTTACTTGAGATGGATGTTCTAATATTCCACCTGGTCCAACCTTCCAAGTTTAGG GTGTACATTATAAGATCTCAGGAATCTGATGAACTGGATGGTGCTCTTGTCCTTCTTAAGTCAGATGGGTGCAGAAAACAAAGTGATG ACCAGGTTGAAAATACTAGTGAAGATTTTGACTCTGGAATTAGATTTTCAGAATCAGTTGTCAGTTTCAAGCAAGTGACTGGTGTGGAGAATTTCAGGATTGTGGTGAATGGTTTGGTTATTGATTCGGAGCTCTCCAAATACATTCGGAACAAGTATTATGAGCTGTGTTGCAGCCAGAGGTCGTTTCTTCATGACCATCTTCTTGAGGGTCTTAACACTAAACTGGCGGCTGGAATAATTTCTGAGACCATTAATATTGCCGATGCCATTAAAGCCAGCAATCTTACAACCTCTCCAGATAGTCTTGTCATATGGGACAAAACTTTGAAAGCCTTTGAGACAATGGGTATGAATGTCAGCTTCTTGCTTATTCGGCTAGACCAGCTCATGAAACTAGCTTTGAAATTGAAGAGGTACAAGGAGGTAACACTCGAAAGAGACCACGCTGCAGAGGAGTTGAAAGCTCTAGAAGCAAAACTATTGGAAGTAAAACAAACTATAAATAGACTTGATCAAGAGAATGATATACAACATATGCACCCTGAGAGGCTGGAGACTATGTTCCAAGAACTGGCTGATGCTCCTTGGTGA
- the LOC114406000 gene encoding B3 domain-containing protein Os01g0234100-like isoform X1 → MAEKERWPVCSFMGDGEAVAVPHSKLKKKGRPPIPKKENVFKELNGVDDDPRNPQKRRKGEGTGMGIVIDAPPCNTQAYQRAKEVQANLSPQFPTFLKSMLPSHVAGGFWLGLPKKFCNLYMPKLDTTIALEDETGQLYETKYLAQKAGLSAGWRGFSIAHNLLEMDVLIFHLVQPSKFRVYIIRSQESDELDGALVLLKSDGCRKQSDDANDHKNSGMIFCANVSHPDQVENTSEDFDSGIRFSESVVSFKQVTGVENFRIVVNGLVIDSELSKYIRNKYYELCCSQRSFLHDHLLEGLNTKLAAGIISETINIADAIKASNLTTSPDSLVIWDKTLKAFETMGMNVSFLLIRLDQLMKLALKLKRYKEVTLERDHAAEELKALEAKLLEVKQTINRLDQENDIQHMHPERLETMFQELADAPW, encoded by the exons ATggcagagaaagagagatgGCCTGTGTGCTCATTCATGGGTGACGGTGAAGCAGTAGCAGTACCGCACTCAAAACTGAAGAAGAAAGGTAGGCCACCAATACCAAAGAAGGAAAATGTGTTTAAAGAATTGAACGGAGTTGATGATGATCCTCGTAATCCTCAAAAAAG acgAAAGGGAGAGGGAACAGGCATGGGCATTGTCATTGATGCTCCTCCATGTAATACTCAAGCTTACCAACGTGCAAAAGAGGTTCAAGCTAACCTATCTCCTCAATTCCCAACCTTTCTTAAGTCCATGCTTCCATCTCACGTAGCCGGAGGATTTTGGCTT GGTCTTCCCAAAAAATTCTGTAACTTGTATATGCCCAAGCTTGATACTACCATCGCTTTGGAAGATGAAACTGGCCAACTTTATGAAACCAAATATCTTGCTCAAAAGGCCGGTTTAAGTGCAGGATGGAGGGGCTTTTCCATAGCTCATAACTTACTTGAGATGGATGTTCTAATATTCCACCTGGTCCAACCTTCCAAGTTTAGG GTGTACATTATAAGATCTCAGGAATCTGATGAACTGGATGGTGCTCTTGTCCTTCTTAAGTCAGATGGGTGCAGAAAACAAAGTGATG ATGCTAATGATCATAAGAATAGCGGGATGATTTTTTGTGCTAATGTGTCTCATCCAGACCAGGTTGAAAATACTAGTGAAGATTTTGACTCTGGAATTAGATTTTCAGAATCAGTTGTCAGTTTCAAGCAAGTGACTGGTGTGGAGAATTTCAGGATTGTGGTGAATGGTTTGGTTATTGATTCGGAGCTCTCCAAATACATTCGGAACAAGTATTATGAGCTGTGTTGCAGCCAGAGGTCGTTTCTTCATGACCATCTTCTTGAGGGTCTTAACACTAAACTGGCGGCTGGAATAATTTCTGAGACCATTAATATTGCCGATGCCATTAAAGCCAGCAATCTTACAACCTCTCCAGATAGTCTTGTCATATGGGACAAAACTTTGAAAGCCTTTGAGACAATGGGTATGAATGTCAGCTTCTTGCTTATTCGGCTAGACCAGCTCATGAAACTAGCTTTGAAATTGAAGAGGTACAAGGAGGTAACACTCGAAAGAGACCACGCTGCAGAGGAGTTGAAAGCTCTAGAAGCAAAACTATTGGAAGTAAAACAAACTATAAATAGACTTGATCAAGAGAATGATATACAACATATGCACCCTGAGAGGCTGGAGACTATGTTCCAAGAACTGGCTGATGCTCCTTGGTGA